In Lodderomyces elongisporus chromosome 1, complete sequence, a genomic segment contains:
- the FTH1 gene encoding fts3-like protein, which translates to MSTVDDYFSIQAFLIVLRETLESAIIISVLLSFVHQTFGPRSGFNKRKFTNADFDNSGENQGYTAISASHEPQGALELPDSEVDLVDGDKYSSEDASLYRFLQIQIWVGGLLGLAVCLLVGTVILCVFYVIGNDLWSIAEHYWEGTFSILASVIISVMGIKMLRLSKMQRKWKFKLAQLLKSSSYFSQESSARSFEQDKRAGFVDRISLLAEKYNLVILPFVTTLREGLEAIVFIGGIGINENTSVWALINSTILALILGSLIGFVLYRSGNNLSLQAFLIGSTCFLYLVAAGLFSKGVWNFELQQFINQCGGLDVSETGHGPGSYDIAKSVWHVNCCNGEMQEDGAFWMFVTAIFGWTNSATYGSVISYFGYWTVIIVAVSASLYEERHGYLPLIPIKMQLNRIRKRLRTAQQYQEEDNNVAASSETNRQSLDSVNSETPLRTGV; encoded by the coding sequence ATGTCTACTGTTGAtgattatttttcaattcaggCCTTTCTCATTGTATTGAGGGAGACATTGGAGTCTGCAATCATTATATCGGTgcttctctcttttgtcCACCAAACATTCGGTCCGAGATCGGGATTCAATAAACGAAAATTTACAAATGCTGATTTTGACAACAGTGGTGAGAATCAAGGCTACACTGCAATATCTGCTTCACATGAACCCCAAGGAGCCCTTGAATTGCCCGATCTGGAGGTTGATCTTGTTGATGGGGACAAGTATCTGCTGGAGGATGCGCTGTTATACCGGTTCTTACAGATCCAGATCTGGGTTGGCGGTTTGCTTGGTTTAGCAGTGTGTCTTCTTGTGGGAACGGTTATTCTTTGTGTGTTTTATGTGATTGGCAACGATCTTTGGTCCATTGCGGAGCATTATTGGGAGGGCAcattttccattcttgCCAGTGTGATCATTTCGGTTATGGGTATAAAGATGTTACGATTAAGCAAAATGCAACGGAAATGGAAGTTTAAATTGGCCCAATTATTGAAACTGTCGAGTTATTTTAGCCAGGAATCATCTGCACGCTCGTTTGAGCAGGATAAAAGAGCGGGGTTTGTTGATAGGATCAGTTTGCTTGCTGAAAAGTACAATTTGGTGATCTTGCCGTTTGTTACAACCTTGAGGGAAGGGTTGGAGGCAATAGTCTTTATTGGGGGTATTGGAATAAACGAAAATACCTCGGTATGGGCGCTTATCAATTCCACCATATTGGCACTTATTTTGGGATCACTTATTGGTTTCGTATTGTACCGATCCGGTAACAATCTTTCGCTCcaagcttttcttattGGGCTGACgtgttttctttacttgGTTGCTGCAGGATTATTTTCCAAGGGAGTTTGGAATTTTGAGCTTCAGCAATTCATTAATCAGTGTGGTGGTTTGGATGTTAGCGAGACGGGGCACGGTCCAGGATCCTATGATATTGCCAAGAGTGTTTGGCACGTGAATTGCTGTAATGGGGAAATGCAAGAAGATGGAGCATTTTGGATGTTTGTTACTGCAATCTTTGGCTGGACCAACTCTGCTACGTATGGAAGTGTGATTAGTTACTTTGGCTACTGGACTGTTATTATTGTGGCAGTTAGCGCCCTGTTGTATGAAGAAAGACATGGCTATCTTCCTTTGATTCCGATCAAAATGCAATTGAATCGAATCAGAAAGAGATTGAGGACAGCTCAACAGTACCAAGAGGAAGATAACAATGTTGCTGCTAGTAGTGAAACAAACAGGCAAAGTCTAGATTCAGTGAACTCGGAGACTCCATTACGAACTGGTGTCTAG
- the HXT5_1 gene encoding hexose transporter hxt5 gives MTMDYKPTAQTVELTQQTTPSISEQLPKEDNDSSLMQKETQSVENTRKSKQYPQDQQDEPPLPEKNWKSYILITFLCFLVAFGGFVFGYDTGTISGFVNMTDFIDRFGQSDSMDGVKYLSNIRTGLIISIFNVGCCIGGLIFSKVGDLYGRRIGLMFSMAIYVVGIIVQITAQHQWYQICIGRAITGLAVGTVSVISPMFISESAPKKLRGTLVCCFQLCITLGIFIGYCCTYGTKQLNNSAQWRIPLGLCFLWAIFLIVGMLFMPESPRYLIEKHRLDDAKKSIAKSNKLTVDDKFVLSEFQLIQAGIDKERLAGTASWIDLITGRPAILKRVLTGIALASLQQLTGNNYFFYFATTIFKAVGLQDSFQTSMILGAVNFISTFVNIWAIERFGRRLCLLVGSAGMFVCFIIYSILGSINLYQDDTFSASATHLPTGKAMIFVTCLYIFFFASTWAGGVFAVLSEMYPLRVRSKAISVALGCNWMWGFLISFTSSFIINSIHFYYGFVFTGCIAVSFVFVYFCIMESKGLTLEEVDEMYAEGVVPWRSGSWTPPSSKDQVLRPNYAEFSKPTSEEYA, from the coding sequence ATGACAATGGACTATAAACCAACTGCACAAACGGTAGAGCTCacacaacaaacaacaccTTCGATTAGCGAACAATTGCCCAAAGAAGACAACGATTCTTCATTGATGCAAAAAGAGACGCAAAGTGTGGAAAACACCagaaaaagtaaacaaTATCCACAAGATCAACAAGACGAACCACCTCTTCCGGAAAAGAACTGGAAAAGCTACATTTTGATTACGTTTCtctgttttcttgttgCCTTTGGAGGATTTGTCTTTGGCTATGACACGGGAACAATCTCTGGTTTTGTAAATATGACAGACTTTATCGACAGGTTTGGCCAACTGGATTCTATGGATGGAGTGAAGTACTTGTCGAACATTCGCACTGGGTTGATTATCTCCATTTTCAATGTTGGTTGCTGTATTGGGGGATTGATTTTCTCCAAAGTTGGTGATTTATATGGAAGACGAATCGGTTTGATGTTCTCGATGGCAATTTACGTTGTTGGTATCATTGTTCAGATCACAGCACAACATCAATGGTACCAGATTTGCATTGGGCGTGCTATTACTGGATTGGCAGTAGGTACAGTTTCGGTGATTTCACCAATGTTCATTTCGGAAAGTgcaccaaaaaaattgagagGTACTTTGGTTTGTTGTTTCCAATTGTGTATCACATTGGGTATATTTATTGGGTACTGTTGCACCTATGGGACTAAGCAGTTGAATAATTCAGCACAATGGAGAATCCCCTTGGGCTTGTGTTTTCTTTGGGCCATCTTTTTAATTGTTGGTATGCTCTTTATGCCCGAATCGCCTAGGTATTTGATAGAAAAGCACAGATTGGATGACGCtaaaaaatcaattgcGAAATCAAACAAGTTAACTGTTGATGACAAGTTTGTTCTTTCAGAATTTCAACTTATTCAAGCTGGTATTGACAAAGAACGTTTGGCTGGAACCGCTTCGTGGATAGATTTGATTACTGGAAGACCTGCAATTCTCAAAAGAGTTCTCACCGGTATCGCATTGGCTTCTTTGCAACAATTGACAGGAAACAATTATTTCTTCTACTTTGCAACCACCATATTTAAAGCAGTCGGATTGCAAGATTCATTTCAAACTTCAATGATATTGGGTGCAGTGAATTTTATATCGACATTTGTTAATATTTGGGCAATCGAGAGATTCGGAAGAAGACTTTGCCTTTTGGTTGGGTCTGCCGgaatgtttgtttgttttatcATCTACTCAATCCTTGGTTCAATCAACTTGTATCAAGATGATACGTTTAGCGCTTCGGCAACTCACTTGCCTACTGGAAAAGCAATGATTTTTGTTACTTGCttatacatttttttctttgcctcAACTTGGGCAGGTGGTGTTTTCGCAGTCTTGTCAGAAATGTACCCACTAAGAGTTAGATCAAAAGCAATCAGTGTCGCTCTTGGTTGCAATTGGATGTGGGGCTTTCTCATTTCCTTCACATCTtcattcatcatcaactcCATCCATTTCTACTACGGATTTGTCTTTACAGGCTGTATTGCTGTCTCGTTTGTATTTGTCTACTTTTGCATCATGGAGTCTAAAGGATTGACATTGGAGGAGGTTGATGAAATGTATGCAGAAGGCGTAGTGCCTTGGAGATCAGGCTCATGGACTCCACCACTGTCGAAAGACCAGGTCTTGAGGCCTAATTATGCAGAATTTTCAAAACCAACTAGCGAAGAATACGCCTAA